From the Lepisosteus oculatus isolate fLepOcu1 chromosome 1, fLepOcu1.hap2, whole genome shotgun sequence genome, one window contains:
- the LOC107076989 gene encoding WW domain-binding protein 1 isoform X1: MESEKNLTFCSGLDVVEMTVSLQDPNIATISKDVEKPGGGSQPVLSSPRYCPGINNHAGYLCETGHCCGETGCCTYYYELWWFWLLWTVLILFSCCCAYRHRRAKLRIQQQQRQREINLIAYHGACNYPASMLDLSFLASFKLPSYEEVAARPNTPPPPYSTVFALQGGQYAQAGPSGMTSSQSSDNYTSCSCESCSASSPSSTSFSVQVTDETDTSHASTPSEAADSRPPSTDSPGAGAEPACPGASQSPPKHALFSSNVDVFEPAGGASDAEDEDEAEADEGHYRHRRLTGDSGIEVCRCQVESEDEEEEEEEEGEQEGRGEAGAKDAASFLHDSVDCTNRTQAPQAPQHCQAGDPVPEERASLCASAAAALQLSRESVITVESV; this comes from the exons ATGGAGTCGGAGAAAAACCTGACGTTTTGTTCCGGGCTGGATGTGGTAGAG atgACGGTATCACTGCAAGATCCCAATATTGCAACCATCAGCAAG GATGTGGAGAAGCCCGGAGGTGGCAGCCAGCCTGTCCTCTCCAGCCCCAGGTACTGCCCAGGGATCAACAACCACGCCGGGTACCTGTGCGAGACGGGACACTGCTGTGGGGAGACCGGCTGCTGCACATACTACTACGAGCTCTGGT GGTTCTGGCTCCTCTGGACCGTCCTGATCCTGTTCAGCTGCTGCTGCGCGTATCGCCACCGCCGGGCCAAGCTGCGGatccagcagcagcagagacagagagagattaATCTCATCGCCTACCACGGAGCCTGCAACTACCCAGCCTCCATGCTGGACCTCA GTTTCTTGGCCTCCTTCAAGCTGCCGTCCTACGAAGAGGTTGCGGCCCGGCCCAACACACCCCCGCCTCCCTACAGCACGGTTTTTGCCCTGCAGGGGGGCCAGTACGCCCAGGCGGGGCCCAGCGGCATGACGTCGTCCCAGAGCTCCGACAACTACACCAGCTGCTCCTGCGAGTCCTGCTCCGCCTCCTCCCCCAGCAGCACCTCCTTCTCCGTCCAGGTCACCGACGAGACCGACACCAGCCACGCCAGCACGCCCAGCGAGGCGGCAGACTCCCGGCCGCCCAGCACCGACTCCCCCGGGGCCGGGGCAGAGCCGGCCTGCCCCGGGGCGAGCCAGTCTCCTCCCAAGCACGCCCTCTTCTCCTCCAACGTGGACGTCTTCGAGCCGGCGGGGGGCGCCTCGGACGCGGAGGACGAGGACGAGGCAGAGGCTGACGAGGGCCACTACCGTCACCGCCGGCTCACCGGGGACTCGGGCATCGAGGTGTGCCGCTGCCAGGTGGAGAGcgaggacgaggaggaggaggaggaagaggagggggagcaggaggggaggggagaggcGGGGGCCAAGGACGCCGCAAGCTTCCTTCACGACAGCGTGGACTGCACCAACAGAACCCAGGCCCCCCAGGCGCCGCAGCACTGCCAGGCCGGCGACCCGGTCCCCGAGGAGCGTGCCAGCTTGTGTGCCAGTGCCGCCGCTGCCCTGCAGCTCAGCCGGGAGTCCGTCATCACTGTGGAGTCCGTGTGA
- the LOC107076989 gene encoding WW domain-binding protein 1 isoform X2 — translation MPTPRCVIGVTSCRGADTDVEKPGGGSQPVLSSPRYCPGINNHAGYLCETGHCCGETGCCTYYYELWWFWLLWTVLILFSCCCAYRHRRAKLRIQQQQRQREINLIAYHGACNYPASMLDLSFLASFKLPSYEEVAARPNTPPPPYSTVFALQGGQYAQAGPSGMTSSQSSDNYTSCSCESCSASSPSSTSFSVQVTDETDTSHASTPSEAADSRPPSTDSPGAGAEPACPGASQSPPKHALFSSNVDVFEPAGGASDAEDEDEAEADEGHYRHRRLTGDSGIEVCRCQVESEDEEEEEEEEGEQEGRGEAGAKDAASFLHDSVDCTNRTQAPQAPQHCQAGDPVPEERASLCASAAAALQLSRESVITVESV, via the exons ATGCCGACTCCCCGGTGTGTTATCGGGGTAACTTCCTGCCGTGGTGCTGATACT GATGTGGAGAAGCCCGGAGGTGGCAGCCAGCCTGTCCTCTCCAGCCCCAGGTACTGCCCAGGGATCAACAACCACGCCGGGTACCTGTGCGAGACGGGACACTGCTGTGGGGAGACCGGCTGCTGCACATACTACTACGAGCTCTGGT GGTTCTGGCTCCTCTGGACCGTCCTGATCCTGTTCAGCTGCTGCTGCGCGTATCGCCACCGCCGGGCCAAGCTGCGGatccagcagcagcagagacagagagagattaATCTCATCGCCTACCACGGAGCCTGCAACTACCCAGCCTCCATGCTGGACCTCA GTTTCTTGGCCTCCTTCAAGCTGCCGTCCTACGAAGAGGTTGCGGCCCGGCCCAACACACCCCCGCCTCCCTACAGCACGGTTTTTGCCCTGCAGGGGGGCCAGTACGCCCAGGCGGGGCCCAGCGGCATGACGTCGTCCCAGAGCTCCGACAACTACACCAGCTGCTCCTGCGAGTCCTGCTCCGCCTCCTCCCCCAGCAGCACCTCCTTCTCCGTCCAGGTCACCGACGAGACCGACACCAGCCACGCCAGCACGCCCAGCGAGGCGGCAGACTCCCGGCCGCCCAGCACCGACTCCCCCGGGGCCGGGGCAGAGCCGGCCTGCCCCGGGGCGAGCCAGTCTCCTCCCAAGCACGCCCTCTTCTCCTCCAACGTGGACGTCTTCGAGCCGGCGGGGGGCGCCTCGGACGCGGAGGACGAGGACGAGGCAGAGGCTGACGAGGGCCACTACCGTCACCGCCGGCTCACCGGGGACTCGGGCATCGAGGTGTGCCGCTGCCAGGTGGAGAGcgaggacgaggaggaggaggaggaagaggagggggagcaggaggggaggggagaggcGGGGGCCAAGGACGCCGCAAGCTTCCTTCACGACAGCGTGGACTGCACCAACAGAACCCAGGCCCCCCAGGCGCCGCAGCACTGCCAGGCCGGCGACCCGGTCCCCGAGGAGCGTGCCAGCTTGTGTGCCAGTGCCGCCGCTGCCCTGCAGCTCAGCCGGGAGTCCGTCATCACTGTGGAGTCCGTGTGA